The Rosa rugosa chromosome 3, drRosRugo1.1, whole genome shotgun sequence sequence TAAATGGGCCACACATTATTAGATACAATCATACAATAAAGTCCAATTAGATACAATAAAAATATGGGTCCTTGAtccaaaacaccaaaatgagCTTAAATTATCTCACTAACTCCAGCAATACATTTTTATTTCCACTAAACCAATTTAAAATAAagtgactattttacccttaacCTAATTAATAATCTACATTATTGtcctctctttctcattccTCCGGTGCAAAtcttctctcgctctctctcctcctcctcctccaaaatCCGGTTCCGGACTCCGACTTCCAACATCAGAATTCAAAGTGGGTTCGTTTGAAGCCATGAAGAAAAACCTCTAGGTGAGGAGATAATAAACTGACACTAGGTAGGACAGAGAGTTTCGTGCAACTTAATCTGATGGCTTTGTTTTGGAAGTAGTACTATcactatatatatttatatatgtgtgtgtgtgtgtgtgtgtgtgtgtgtgtgtgtacatatatataatttcgtGCAACTTAATATGATGGCTTTGTTTTGGAAGTAGTACTATCACTactgcatatatatatgattcTCGGTTTAttgcgtgtatatatatatacaatatcGGGCTTCATGTTTTTCATGCCCAATTTGAGCTTGAAATAGAAAAATGATGTActaaataaacttttattggggggcaataaacctaagAAAGGTTTATTGGCCCCTAATAAACCTTTCTTGCCCCCAAACaaaggttttgaattgatataatctcctcatcttcttcaataAATGTCTATTGCGAGCCAATAAAGGTCATTGGGTGCAATtggagggggggggggcaataaacctctccggctacctatgagatctccgaaaACCTCTTTGAGGACCTCCGGCaaggtttcataaacttttattgtcTACTAGAGGGCAATAAAGATCTATTGGGTGGCAATAAAGATTTATTGGGGGATAATAAATCTTTAttaggggggcaataaacctctctggtgacctataagatcttcgacgacctctttggggacctccagTGAGGTTTTTAGAGAAGTTCTGCGGTCGGCGACCGATGACCATATTCCGGTAACCTGTGaacggactccggcgaccgatgaccgaATTCTGACGACCGGTAACCAGACtccggcagccggtgaccggattcctaCAAGTCTCTCCTATAACTTATCTctcctccactctctctctctctctctctctctctctctctctctatatatatatatatatatatatatatatatatatatatatatatatatataacaaagagatgagggcaaaatagtcttaaaaataaacaaaaaacaaaaaaaaaattaattgggtattagggaggaccttattagagtctttatgggtaagttgggaaaaaaataaatggaTGGTATAAGGgggaaaaaatccctagaattaaggtaaatggtcaaaaaccctaaaaataacAAAGGTTTGAAAATGTGAGTATTTGGCACGATAaggggcaactccaaccataaAGTCTcatttgggggtgctattctcCCTTTAGCACCTTCTTGCACTATTTATATAGCACTCAATTCTCATCACCAACTAATTAGGTGCTATATAAGGgtgctattttcactattcttaaTTAAAATATAAGATGAATATAAAGTTTAtcaatattatattaaaaaaaatttaatcaatttaattAAAAATGTGTTGCTCGTGTTACTGTTCATGGTCATGATTCTGGaaaagtcaaaattttcagacTTGATTTGAGACCAAATCCTATATTGTTGAGACCAACTTCCCCTAAATTGGATTGTTGGAGAGCCTAAGTCTCATCTTGGTTTCAAATATGGGATAGAACCCCCATGTTAGAATTGCCCTAAGGGGCATGCGGCATACTAGAAGTGACCGGAAGGAGCTTTATTTTTCAATCGGCAATTACGGATCACAGATCTGCTATTCTGTTATAACATTGGTAATTTGTTACGCACATTACATTTCATTATCCTATTTTCTTACCTCCCTTTGATCCCATCATCTTCATTCTCTAAATTTCACTACCATTGAGACGTACGTTGCTGGATTCAATGTTGTAATCTCTtgggtttcttttctttttttttttgcttttgattgACTAGAGAGAAAAAGAACCAAAGCCTCAATGTGTATAGATTGTTCGAATATGAATTGAATTCATGGTATTTGTGTGTCTGATTAGGTTGTGATGATCTGACAAATATGGTGAGGGATAGTGCCTTTTATGATATATTGGATATCAATGTTGACGCCTCTGATATTCAGATAAAAAAGGCTTATTATCAGAAGGTAATCAAAGCTTTCACTCTCACGTACAGTCTCTTCTTCAGTGTCTTACTCTTTATTTCTGAAGAAATTTAGCTTGCTTAAATCGAGTCTTGAGCGGTATTGTATATTAGCATTGTGCTCTGTTATAtgtttttctttatttccttGCCATTAAAAGTTGGAAAATTTCTTTTAGTTGAATTGTTATAGCAAGAAGAACCATTTTGAGAATGGTGTACTAAGTTACTGAAAGGTTTCTATTTATATCTCTTACTAGGCAACAGAAGTTCACCCTGATAAAAATCATGGAGATCCAAAGGCTGCCGAAGATTTCATAGTAAGCTAAttacgtctctctctctctcgcgttTATAATCctcctttttgttttgtttcttagtaTTAGCCTTCATATTCCACTTCCCTAGCACATTATGCAGGGATCTGTTTCTGTGTCACACAAACTAGAGTTGATTGAATTGCTTGTTTGCACCACAAGTAAGGTTTAAAAGATCGGCTGTAACAGAAATATCAATACTCAAATGTAAGGATTTATCGATAAGAATATATCAAAAGATATCTCGATATCTTGGAAATATCAATTGGTACCTTACGAAAGACAATTTGTGCATACGTTAAAGATAAACTCAACAATGGGGTCCCTAGTCCCTACTCATGATAAGTTGATGTACAACCAAAAAGAGTTCCTATATATGACAGCCAAAAGTAGATGTGTGTCCAGATAACGTAAAATCACTTGAACCATGCTTAATTAAGAGCGATATCTATAGTTTGAAATTATAGTactgaacatgatagttattaGATTGCACTTTTTAGCTCCCTACTAGTTCTCTTTGAATGAGATAGTGACTAAGTCCATGAGTGTAGGCCAATAACTCAATATTATGGAAAGGACAAAGTTATCAATcacagtttttctttttcttgattgACATCCAAATGCAATTAGCTTGATCTATTAAATATAAGTTAATCATGACTGTTTTGGCCTTGATTTGGAGGAATTAGGAAGTTAAAGAATTGCTCAGGCCAGGGTTAGGTTTTCATCAATatctttgttttcaattttgccAAATTTCTGTAAAAACTCGACAAGATCTGTAATCTTGCTCTGATATATCCAAGATATTGGAAATATTGGCCTGATATCGATATCGGGATACAGAGAATAAGTTACTTTACTCCTGAATAATTATCAATCAACCCAAAGAAGGATATATTGGCAGATATTTGAAACCTTGGCTTTAAGGATCCAACAAAGAGGCGAAGTGGTGGTATCTTTCTGTCCATTACAAACGACACGCCTCGCCTGCTCCCTCCCCATGTTTTTATGGATTCCTTCTTATGTCGACAGATATTTGAAACTGGGGTATTTCCTGGTTTTGCAATCCCATGACCATGAAAATAGAGCTTGATGTAATAGAGAATAAAGAGCTGACACATCCGGATAAGATTTCAGATATCCGGTTGCTCTTGCAGGAGGTAACATTGCTCCTACCTAGTTTCCATCAAAGCAAACCTTTGCTTCCACATTCCCTTCACCCCCTTCCCGATGGAGCCTGGTCTAAGTAACTCTAATGATGCATTAATGGGGTTGCAGCCAGGGATTTGTACTCTAGATTTTGCTGTTTCTCCTTTGGTCATGGTTGCCAAAAGTTCAAAACTGGTCCAGTCCTGCAATGCAACACCACTAACTTGAGGTAATAGTGGAATTTGATTCGAAACAACTGAAGGTTTGCATAGTTAACAGACAGATGTATCCACTTATTCTCATAAGTTATGGGAAACTTTCGACAAGGTACTGGTCTTGGATCCACCATCAATCGAACAATGCTGCTGTCAAGAGGATGTGCAGATTTTCACCTCCTAACCCTACAACCGGAGGAGCCTAATCCTTTAGCCTCCTCGTGCTGCTGCTCGCCTTTGTTCAAAGTAGTCTACCACAGTCAGTCTCAGTTCTTTGCTTATAGCTTTTTATGTGGTCTGTTAGATAAGTTGTTTTCCTGTAAATAGTCGTGTTCTAATCTCTCTCCTTTTCGATCTGGTTTATTTTCCTGCTCTTGAACAATTCTTCATTTGTGCGTGCCAATGGACATTGGTGATGGTGGCCATAGGTAGATGTACAAGAAGGTTCACTTGAAGTTCGAGGAAAGGCCCTAGAATCTTTCAAGGTGGAGACTGTTGAGATGCACTGAAATGAATGAGAAGCGTGAAAGAAATCAGGAATGTTGCACAGAAGTGAGATCCACTACCACTGCATTTTTTTTCCCCAAACTTCGCTCAAGTGGCACCCAACTTTGCTCGAGCGCTCTGGGACTTTTGGCCTTTGTTTTTTTTACCTTTGCTTGGTTTCCTAATGTGGTTTTTCCTTCAAGTGATCTTTAGAGCCTATTAGTTTGGCCTCAAAACACCAATTTAACGAGATCGATCTTTGAGAAATTTAATGTTTAGCAATGAGACACTCTTGTGAGAGCTTTTACATCTCAGTGATTTGAGTGCATTAAGAATTCTTTATTGAGTATTTATATCGAGGAGAACAtataatttttaatttcttttgcgAGGAATGAGTCTATTTGTAATCTTCTTTATCTCTCTTAGTTGATCTTGGTCACCACTTACACATGTAGCTCAATTTGGAGTGAACCATGTAATGTCTCCAGTCGTTTGTAGTTATGCTTAGTCTTTGGTATCTCTTCATTGTTATCTGCGATCTTGCACTAAAAGTTTGGCTTTGGCAAAATTCCTAACAAGGTGCACATTCCCTTCCCATTTGATTTCCTGGTTGATTATGCTTTATAACTAAGAGTCctgtaaaagaaaaaagaaaaaagaaaaaaaaaacattaatttttGGTTTCAACTCTAATCTCTGTCCGCTTCTCATCCATTTCATGCCACTTGTATTAAGGTTCATGGTAGCCGGTGttgcttttttcttcttttcttatgATGTAATCATTTTCAATACCTGTTGGGGCTTACTTTCCTGGTTATTATATGCATATAGGCACTTGGTGAAGCTTATCAGGTCTTAATTGATCCTGAGAAGCGTGGATGGTATAACAAGCATGGAAAGCTATGCATACCACAGTAAGTCCGTACAAAGTTGGGCAATGAATCATCATTTATCGATAGACATCTTGTAATGCAGCGTCTGAAATACTAGtgtttttcatttaaattatacACCACTGAATTTACCCTTGACCATGCTTAATCAATAAATCAAACAATGAAATAGCTTGTTCTGCTTTTGGTATATAAACAATGAAATAATTTTTGTAAGAGTATGTATGACCCAATGGGCTTATTTAACTGAACTTTCTGTCTCTTTGATAGGGACTTCTGGTTACACAGTTACTGTGTGTACGGGATGGTTTATGGGAGTGAATGCTTTAAAGATTACATTGGCGAATTTGCTTCGACTACTTTCTTATCATGtcttgaaatggaagaagaggCAGAGGATCCTGAAGTCCGAAAGAAGAGAGCTTGGGAGAAGACACAGGTATGCTTTTTTGGCTGGTGTATCCTATCAAAATGCCTGATTTATCAAACTCCTAATAACCTTCCTTCAccattgtttttatttttactcgTGTAGAAATTGCTGGAGGAAAGGCATGAAAATCTCACTAAGATTATGATAGATCGCATTCAACCATATGTTGATGGTCATATAGATGAGTTTGAAAAATTAGTAGATTCAGAAGCCCGGCGCCTATCAACAGCTGgtaaacctttttcttttttcctttttcttataGTTTGCAAGTGCGACAGCAAATTTCATATATAGTTTGCACTTTGCTTGTTGTAGTTTTATTGACGCACAATGATTTCTTTCATCATCAGCCTTTGGAGAGTGTCTTCTACATACACTTGGTATTGCATACATGACTAAAGCTGCAAATGAACTGAAAGGAAAGGAGGAATGCGGGAGAACAAAGTGGATCAAAGTAAATGGTCCCAAAGGATTCGAGATGAGGTCGCAAATACATGCAGCCAAAGGTGCACATTCTACTACGAGGGAGTTCTTTTTTTGTACCAAATAACAACTCATAGTAAATTTATTTGGGCCAAATGACTCTCTGAccacccctttaaaaaaaaaaaaaaacaaatgacttTCTGACCACGTCGAGAAAAATAGGCTGCAATTATATTAGAGACCCCAAGCATTATCCCAAGCTTTTTTTACCAACTAAGGTGAGAAGTAACATGGTAACTTGTTATAGATAAAGGAGATCAAAATAGTTGAGGTATAAAAATTTGGGATAATAGTTGGTGCCTCCCGTCTCTAGTAGTTATTCGTTGAGTAGGTTCAAAGTACCACAGTTTACGGCCACAAGAACGACCATTTTATGTGACAGGTTTGACCAACAAAAATTTAGATAGCTTGTGTTGTATATTGTTTTCTTATTTTGCTTTTGATTTAAGGGGTATTTGAGTTTGGGAGCTCATCTATCATAGTGGAGAGAAAACAACTGGACGAATATCTAGTGGGTATTTTGCTCAGGTTATGAAGTAATTTTTGGGGATTTTCtggatttaatattttaattAGCAAACAAGTAATCCTTATTTAGTTATAATTGAGTTCTAGTAGGTGTCAGTATAATTACACAGTTTAGGGATTAAGGGTAGGCATAGCAAACGTGTGACCCAGGGTTGAGTATGTCATTATGTGTTTCAGAAAGACTAAAATATTGTTTATCATAATTTTAGACAATGTTAGGCGAATTACATTTTTAAAAAACATTTCTATATTTTGGCATCGAACTGAGTTTAGAACCGGGTTCTATTACCATATCTCTCGGGACAGGCGGTGTACGCACCGGCGGATCTATATAGTACACGGGACGGCTCAAGCCCGCCCGAAATTTTTGGAGGAAAAAAAACTTCTATATATAGTGTCACCAAAATGCTGACGTTTTAATGTTGAAGCCCACCCGAAAATAATTAGGAATCAGTCTCTAGTCTTCTCTCCATCATTTCCATCACTCATCATCGATTGAGCCCTCGTTTTCTTCTTCACTCAGATTTCTCACTCTAGTTTCTAGAGCCAGTCAACAACCGCTTGTTCTCTTCTAGATACTTTCTTCTCCCGGCCTTTGTCGACGACAATACGACATGATATTTCTTATATTTGTACATagttgtaccaaaaaaaaattttggccTTCGCCCAAAAGAAGACATCTGAATATGTAGCTCACCCCATTTTCAAATCCTAGATCCGCCACTAGGTGTACGTACTTAGGGGATTAGGATTAGGGCCTAAATCCTAGAGACCAAACTCTATGAAATCCAGAAATACTTTCACATATAGTAGTGATTAAGTTACATTCTGAAGTTctgacaaaaaaaagaaggttaCATTTTGGTTCTCTTTAACTGGTAATGTCAAGAACACTCGcagtgggataattcagttgcTTGCTGATAGTTCTTAACAAGTGGTCATAGCAATTGGTTTAACAGGTAGACCCCATGTCAGGAGTCACCTGATGTTGTCAGTATTATCGAGAAATGTGGTCTCTCTCGCATTACTTATCCTTAATCAAAAGTTATGTTGTACGGAAGTCCCAGTAATTAAACTCATGCTCATCATCTGACTTTGCAGAGTCTGAACGGACAGTGGGACGACTAGATCGTACAAACCAATCTCAACATGACAAGGAAGAAGATTTACGGCTACACATTTTTAGTTATCTAAACAACTGGAGGATTGATAATGCATGGAGTACTAATGTAGTCGATATTGATACAATTTCGTCATATATTTGCAAAGCAGTGAGTTCCAGGATTTCCTTTATTTATGGCCCATGAGATGTGTACCTAATAATTGAACTTTATAATCAAATACAGGAAAATTAGAAGAAACTTTAGATTAATATGAAGCTAGTTATGAGTTACAACCGAAAGATATAGATAAATACATTAGCATCTGGAGAAAAATGATTTGACAGCTATTCTATTCAATTTCAGATACTTAAAGACTCCACTGTATCTAAAGATGTTCTGAGGCTTCGGGCAGAAGCATTGGCTAAGTTGGGAAAAATCTTCAAAGTAAGCTTtcgtttctttgtttttctgtttgGAGGTGAATTGcatactagtattagtgttctTGCAGTATAATATTATACATGACCTAAACTTGTGGGATATATTTGAAAGGATGTGCAAGGTAGGGATCTACTATAGCTGGAAATTAAGGGGTAATTGACATATGCCGCATATGTAATTGGCTTTCCATCTGATGAAGTTTGAATTTTCGTTATTTTCCAGGGTGCGAATCCTCCTTACCGTAGAGAGTACAATATCTGCCTTGAAGATGGACAGCAGAATGAAAATGAGGACTCTGATTACTCAGATTAATTGCTTCATACCACACCAAGTAGATCCATTGTTGAAAGTGGGTTATTGACGGTTACCGGTTATCTTTACAGCTTCGATCGATCACAAGATGTCCATCCGCCGAGTGTTATTTTTATTCATCTTTATCTTTTAACCCCATTGATCAGGTTATTGAAGCTTTTGTACGAAAAACTGCTGAATTTTTTTAAGAGTGAATTAGCAAGTCCCTGATTTATTtaggtgcggctattgccaccctctTAATTACTTTCTTCATTCTGCATTCTCTTTCCAGTTTCCACCTTACATATATTCTTTTAATTTCAAGTTTACTTAGTTCACCCATTTACAGTACCTAAAATATATACCCTCTTCCAATATTATAGGGTTTATCACTTTAACTcgaattctttttctatttagCTTCCTCCGCGTCtcgatttatttatttttcgttAGCATAAGATGAGAAcgattgaagatgatgaatgcTAAGAAAGAAAGCGTTAGGGTTTAATGATGAATGAAGATATTAAAAATGAAGTTTATATTCTATAGAGTGTGATAAGAAGAacaaattgtaatttttaaaaAGATATAGTCttttattgtaatttaataTTAGAATATTTTAGTCTTTCAATAAATCAAAAACTTGTAAGGTGGAGAAAGTGGTtagtagggtgacaatagccgtACCCTTTATTTGATGCATTGTGGGCAATCTGAACAATGCGATcattagggatggcaatggagagggtagggtaaggggattAAATTACCATCCTCATACTCGACTTTATTCCCCATCCCCTTACCCGGCCCAATCCTCGTAATAAGAaactggggattccccgtcctcATTGGGGATTAGGTCATCTCCATCCCAACTAAATAAAGGGCTACAAGCCTATTTTTTAGCCCTTTTGGTCTCCAACCCAAACAACTTAGGGCCAAAGTGTTAAAATTGAGGGCCAAAAGGCTAAAGAAAGGGGCAAATTTAGCCCTTAGGGCCAAATGGATCAGAAATTGGAGGCCCACCTGTGGGTAGTGCGTGACATGTGCATGATGTCATCTAGccgttgggttttttttttttttttaaatgcacCATGctttattccatttcaaaattagctttatgttaaaggaaaaacagattatgtgccttcgtcaaagtgattgacggagagggaatcaagtaaTTAGCAATCACCATCAATCCGCATGGATCAAGgaccaatcagtagttaatgtcatcattgtaattgatatttccgttgtaattctctccctatataaaagggctatgaaatgaaatgaggagaccaattccaattgtcattttactttgccacgttatcagcacgctcagagcaaatAGCCGAGACAAACAACCCTAGTTTTCAAGTTTGTCTCTTTCTCccgtcggaaaaaaaaaaacacctttttcttcttttgtgccGCCAccctatataaaaaaaaataaaaatgtcaaCCCCATAGCAGTACACCACCGGCCTCCCTTGCTAGCACAGCAGGCCACCACATCGGCCTCCATCTCGATCCGGCGACAGCAACGTCCCCGTGTCAGCAGCCTACAAGCCTCCACCCATCGTTGCTGCAACAAGCCAGCTGGCAAATCACTGCACCTGCTCCTCACACTCCGACCAGCAGGCAATTTCGACCCAGACCCGTGCAGTCTATCGGCCTCCCCTCCCACAGCCCACCGATCCCAGCAGCACGCGCACTTGCCTGAGCAATACAGCCCCATCCAGACCGGCCTCACTACAACACTTGCCGTCCAGTCTGCAGCCCAGTCGCTGCCCATCACCGGCCACAGATCCCATCACCGCCCGCAACATCTCAGCCTCGGCGCCCCTGCCCTGCTCCTGCTGCAAACCAGAAGGCCAGATCGATAGCACCATCTGCAAACCAGAAACAGacgagaaaaaagaagaaagaagagaaaagagagaaaagaaaagaaagaaaaagagaagaaaaaaaagtgtgACCCAGCCCAAAGAAAAGAGCCGACCCAACAAAAAAGGAAGCAGGCCTatggcccagaaaaaaaaaagcaaagaaagaggCCCTGAGGCCCACCGAAAAAAGGCCCAAAGAAAAGACCAggcccagagaaaaaaaaacagaaaacaaagaaaaaaaacaagaacaaggcCCACTGCTGAAAAAAATGAAGCAGCCCAGTTTTTCTCACacccaaaaacatcgctacacacgcctgcatcaacacgcgcgtgagctatgattgttttattttctcaaaatcaagtatgttttctttattttattttatgattttaGCCAAtcatgtgaattttatttatattttctatttttaaaaTCAAGTATGCTTTATACTTTATTGTTTATGCATTTATAATATTTTGTTATTGAGCATGTTTAATTAGATAATTTTGATCATTTCAAGAATGCcttgttatttatgttttatatgattatctttaagcatgatttataattatgtttaagcatgctttatatttCATTGCTTATGTTTTTATTATGAAACTTTAAGCATGTTTCGTGATTTTTCTTTTACTcatgatatattattgctaattattatgtgtagtatataatttattgtatatttgtgaaatttgagcatgccatgtagTTTAATTTTATATATGCTATGGTTGTTTTTAGAATGCAACATATACAATCCgctttgccatgataatgaaaattcatgcgcattatacacacacacttactgtgataaagtattttcacatagcatcgaaacaaatgtgaccattacgaattttggtcttgaaatctaaattcatatgtttggaaaataattcatttggatgtctttatgactgcgtaatttatatattccctcttgtttatgtagatggctgatctaactcgacctgaatttgacatcttggactcagaaggacttgagtaccatcgttgggtttccgatgtagaaactgcatgtgtggcaaaagactacactgccaccattaccgaccccaaagatgatgaactatctaacaaggtgaaagcaaatgccttaatgtttctgaggcgacatattgatcctagcctacgctgggagtaccttcagttgaagacacccaaagaactgtgggatgcccttaagggacgttttgggaacatttaTGACACCTTGCCCCCAGAACTaaccgttcagtggaatgaaatctgcttgcttgactataaaagggtcaatgacttcaacaaggatatgttgcgcctaaaggcacatctaaatttctgtggaaatgaactcacataagatgatatgatccagaagactctttctacttttcctacttcagcaattatactagcgaaccagtataggctggagtatgacaacaaaagaatcacaatattcaataagctgatcaacctactgcaagtggctgagaggcataatgaggttcttttgaacaacaatgccagacctgttgggacaaagaaaattcccgaggctaattatggcaaagtgaaaggtggaaagaacctcAATACAAATGgggttggacgtgctgatccctacccacgtggcaacaatgcaccatgTGGCAAGGGATGTGGGGGTCGTGATATGGGtcgtggaggccctcccaatgtatggcacagagatggtggtgctggccctagtggtcatggaaacaaggtgcaaagggcacctaagaacccttcagtcaaacaggatagagttggtaatgaaccatgctataggtgtggagtcattggacattggtacaagaactgccaagcaagcaacatagtagcagccaattacaagaggtatagggagtctaaagaacaagaggctcactatatggaagaaggaggccatgacccagacatcaacctcacaattgcagactttaatggcaacaaggaacttgctcagtcaactGATGCCCCATattttgactgatctgctttatttattttattttccaaaaacagttgtgaaggcataatgcctcatttttaattagactattacttggtcttaaagtttatttcaataatggtttgatgaattagatttctgaacaaagaccttgatttgattatcgttggcttattaataaattttgaattttattctgaagcactgaatttattcaaatttatttactacagatatttacatggttcgaaattgcaatataaagatgtaaaacaatacatctagagaaaaaaattattcgaatgaaaagattatcattctactaaaatagaaatactctaaagaatatgagatatatttaaaTTCACAGACGCtctatatgcaccaagagctaatcgaaccttgttaaagtttcaaagatatttgtgccaacggttatcatgtaaaaacatactgtgagaatggacttgaatacatttatattacctctaataaatgtggaaggaaaccCATTTTAGAAACTTATGAGTCGATCTAGTGGACtatacctcactacgattcggatcattgaatcctatgctgtcaccaacaatgaaatgtgggacactgactcatacggACTTTgacatgaccgcctagggcaccccggttgtgacatgatgatccgtattgtaaagaactcatatggacatcccttctttcgagtgaaaaataaaatgggacaaaaatcaatcacactgcaaggtgtcggtcctagtactgctcagatacagtcattgccttctaaagtaccagaagcactacctccctcccattatgcctcattgactatttcaaaagTAAATCACTCGTTTtgtaaagcctgctctttagcaaaaacaagatcgagaccttcctatgctaaagatacaaaacaaaacattccattcttacaaaggatacaaagagatatctgtggacctatccatccagaatgtggaccattcaagtactttatggttctggtggatgcttcgacaaactggtcacatgtcgctttattgtccacaagaaatgttgCAAAACttctagcacagattatacgtttaagggctcaccaccctgatcaccttatcaagtctataaggcttgataacgctagagtttacatcaaaagcatttgatgattattgcatgtctatcgggat is a genomic window containing:
- the LOC133735739 gene encoding chaperone protein dnaJ 10-like isoform X2, which encodes MRHTRSDRKELYFSIGNYGSQICYSVITLATEVHPDKNHGDPKAAEDFIALGEAYQVLIDPEKRGWYNKHGKLCIPQDFWLHSYCVYGMVYGSECFKDYIGEFASTTFLSCLEMEEEAEDPEVRKKRAWEKTQKLLEERHENLTKIMIDRIQPYVDGHIDEFEKLVDSEARRLSTAAFGECLLHTLGIAYMTKAANELKGKEECGRTKWIKVNGPKGFEMRSQIHAAKESERTVGRLDRTNQSQHDKEEDLRLHIFSYLNNWRIDNAWSTNVVDIDTISSYICKAILKDSTVSKDVLRLRAEALAKLGKIFKGANPPYRREYNICLEDGQQNENEDSDYSD
- the LOC133735739 gene encoding chaperone protein dnaJ 10-like isoform X1, translated to MVRDSAFYDILDINVDASDIQIKKAYYQKATEVHPDKNHGDPKAAEDFIALGEAYQVLIDPEKRGWYNKHGKLCIPQDFWLHSYCVYGMVYGSECFKDYIGEFASTTFLSCLEMEEEAEDPEVRKKRAWEKTQKLLEERHENLTKIMIDRIQPYVDGHIDEFEKLVDSEARRLSTAAFGECLLHTLGIAYMTKAANELKGKEECGRTKWIKVNGPKGFEMRSQIHAAKESERTVGRLDRTNQSQHDKEEDLRLHIFSYLNNWRIDNAWSTNVVDIDTISSYICKAILKDSTVSKDVLRLRAEALAKLGKIFKGANPPYRREYNICLEDGQQNENEDSDYSD
- the LOC133740932 gene encoding uncharacterized protein LOC133740932 translates to MIQKTLSTFPTSAIILANQYRLEYDNKRITIFNKLINLLQVAERHNEVLLNNNARPVGTKKIPEANYGKVKGGKNLNTNGVGRADPYPRGNNAPCGKGCGGRDMGRGGPPNVWHRDGGAGPSGHGNKVQRAPKNPSVKQDRVGNEPCYRCGVIGHWYKNCQASNIVAANYKRYRESKEQEAHYMEEGGHDPDINLTIADFNGNKELAQSTDAPYFD